The DNA window TTCCTAAACCACTTTGCAACTGCATGATTAagcttttgaaaacaaatttgaTACGATACATTCGTTTGTGGCTGTGCTGTATTCGGAAAAGAAATGACTAGAAATATATATGTATATGAAAGCATAGTTCCTTTTTGCAAATATccgaaattaacaaaaaaacacTTCATTGATTATCTTTTATGGATGATTTATTACAAAGAAACAATACTAATCGGAAATCTCTTCCACCTTATCGTCCCCGGTCAGTGTGGCAATCATCTGCTTGACGGCATCGGCCGCCGACAGCATTTCCAGACCCTCCAGAATGTACGCAAGCTGATCCAGGCTGGCATCCATGTCGTCCTCGAACCAAACCTGCAACAGATGGCGGCACTGGTCCGCAACGGTGGCGTTCTCCGACTCACAGTACTGTATCTCGTCCGTGCCGTAACCCAGTTTGGTGGCAAGCTTTTTCCAATCCTTACCGATACTGGGCGCCAGCTCAGCCATCTGATCCAGGGTTACCGTTATTGTTTTATGGGTGTTTTTGTCCTCCGGTGTAAGCTGTTCCGTTTTTAGCAACTCCGAATCcatctgaataaaaaaaaatattacaatctTACATTACATCGTCAAGAAAAAAACTAACCTGATCCGTTTCCTCCTCCGCTCCGAAACCTTCCCCTTCCGTTTCAACCTGTTCGCTCTGCATCGGTGCATCCTCCTGCACCACTTCCTGCTTGACATCGATCTTGTCCTTCTGGATCTTCTTTCGCACACTCTCCAGATAGTCGGCCACCTTATACGAGGGGCTGTTAAATAGTGTAAAGAAATGCGGTGACTGTCGAGCCAACAGTCTCAATGCCCGCCACTCAACCGATGGATCGTGCTTTTCCTTCGATCCATCCAAATAGGCTTCCAGTGAGGGCAAAAAGTTACGATCCTCTCCCTTACAGGCCTGCAAATTGTCCGGACAGGTGTTCCACAGTCGCGTCAGCTCCGGGTTACCCATGAAAAATTTTCCCTGCCTAGTAGAATCTTGAATCAAATCTCCCAGTGCTCGTCGGGGACGTTTCATCGCTACGCGTACCGGAACCGGAGGTTCTTCCCCACTTGAGCTACTCGATGCCGGAACAGCTACTGTCGAACTATTCAGATTCCCTGCATCCGGTCGTTTAAACTCCTTGCAGCCCTCATTCTTCCAGCTGTTCCATAATTCCTCCCGACTAAGCATGTGCCGTACGGAATCAGCAAATTTTCGTCCGTTCGGAGGCGACTCTTCAATCAATTTATAAACTTTTATCTCCGTTTCCTTCAACCAATCCACCTGAGCAGGAGTCAGACAATGATTATCCGCTTTAAATTTAACCGTCGAGTTAAGATACTGAAACAGAATCAGCAACTGCACCAGTACCGATCGTCGAAAATTCGAATCCGATAATTGCAGCGAAAGTAATTTTGGATTCGTGAGAAACTTTGCGAAGAAGTGACCGGTTTCTCGTATTTGCTCTTCTAATGGAATTTCCATCGGAGTTGGGACGGATTTACTAGCGCTACTTCCGCTATTGGATTGTGATCGTGGTTCCTCAAGCTTAAAACTACTGAACGCCGACATCACACTTCCGGCGTGCTGCAAAAAAGACGAACAATTCAAACAAAATCCTCctcaaatggaaaaaaaacaaactcaCCGCAGCAAACATCTTCCACTGCACCTTATTATAGCATTGGTTCGGGTTCCGAAAGAAATCCTGCAGCGCCCAAAACTTACAGTACAAATTATAGTCGATCTTCAGCTGACTTCCAGCACCATTTTCCTCCGAGCTACCCAGTTGATCACCCATTTCGCTGCCCTCCACCCCATACTCGGTAATGTTCTCCAAATTAAACTCGGAAATAATATTCAACCCGGATCGCTCGCTGAACGGGAAAAACTTCGCCAGAAATAGCAAAATCCTCCCGCAAAAAACCGTATTCTGTGAGCGTGAAAGGCGCCGCAACAAATCGTTACACATCCGCAGCAGATTGTGCTTGCAGGCGGCAAAAAAGAATTCCTCCTTCCAGATTGCCACATTATTCTCGACGTAAATGAAAATTTGCTCGCACTTGTCCAGCGTGACCGCATCGAAGATATCGCCCAGCAGAACCACCGGGATGGTCGGGGAAGTCATCTCCTGCCGGCAGGCAGCTACGGCAAAATTGATGAAATCTTCGATCGCTGGGATGTCACCCGTTTTCGTCAACAGCAGATCCCGGAAGGCTTGGTGCAGAGCTGCCTTCCGGTCGTTATCGCTGGAACCGGCTTGCGCTTCGTATTCGCTTTTCAGCTGTTCGATGTTGCCGGTTTTGAAGGATTTGTTTACGGTTTCCTGAAACACGAGTTTGTAACTTAATATTGAATCAAAAAACGACAAAATCGTACCGGTATCTTACCGTGAATGTTTTCAAAAGCGTTAGGAAGTTTGACGAAGTCATTTTTGTACTTTTTGACGAAGAAAATCGCGGAAATTCGAACTCTTTCTACGACAAAAACTGAACGCAAACTTTTTGTTGGTGGTTTTCAGATGTACACAAACGACTGTCGAATGAAAAAGATACGACGTGAAGTTAGCCCACACTCCCTTTGGGATAGTGATGGATAATAAAAGCGTATTTTACACTCTCATCCGAAACTACCCAAAAGCTAAATATGACAATGTAAAGctttaaaatgagtagaaaatgaaatctaaattttctttgaaaggtggaaattttgtgaaaaatgtttgATCAAGGCTTACATATATTTTATGGAATGCCCACTCTTATTCTTTAAACATTTTACATCTACCATCGATCGTTCCTCGCTTCTGCTAGTCGATACTCGAATGGCCAGAATATTCCTATGCTCCGAAGGGAAGTTCCTGTAAACAGGCACCTAATTATTTACCATAGATTGGTTGGTGCCAAagcaaaaaaatcaactttgaaCGCCCTCCCTATGTTTTTAATGCCCTGCTTCCCTATATATTTTTTAATGCcatacatgcacgagtctgctccaaaattactatttttgaatgaaaattgtcaATGGATGTTTTGTACATTGACAAAACTCGAAAATGACAATTCTTTCCAGCACGATTTTTTTGCAATTCGGACCTCTCCACAATGATTTAGAGTAAGAGAGTCATAGCTTCCAAcgaaaacataattttattcTCGGAAAAACCTTACCAGGTTCTCCATAGGAGGCGAAAAAGTTACTAGGCTTTGCTCTTCAAAAACACCAACTCGTTTTTTTTTGTCACTAACACTTTCCAAAAAGCCCGATATATTCTTTCCCGTATCCGGAGAGTTTCGTGATCTCATGAAGGTTTTCCTTGACTTAGGAGGAATGAGAAACGATGTTGCGGTGGccacggtgctcaacaaatcaCTTTTCGGAACCGCACACATTTCAGTATGTAGCTCTGCAAATTAGGTTAGAAATCACTATGTCTTACACCATTTTCGGAAGATATTTACTCACCGTCTTTCGTAagcaattatcaacaaattaaaaggtgatattttgttttttatttttttttacattttaacgacattcaattagccagAGATTGCtttgtagggaaagttatgaaagagccatagtactcaagggagagcaaggatttgaagcatacagatcggaaaaactagaagtggcagggtcattagaacaggtttgaaaccttacgggcttaacttttgtcttctgctgatggggGTAGAGCTTAGGcaacataactacgaatcactcaagtctacaACCATGTCTCCTGGT is part of the Topomyia yanbarensis strain Yona2022 chromosome 1, ASM3024719v1, whole genome shotgun sequence genome and encodes:
- the LOC131676614 gene encoding THO complex subunit 1, producing the protein MTSSNFLTLLKTFTETVNKSFKTGNIEQLKSEYEAQAGSSDNDRKAALHQAFRDLLLTKTGDIPAIEDFINFAVAACRQEMTSPTIPVVLLGDIFDAVTLDKCEQIFIYVENNVAIWKEEFFFAACKHNLLRMCNDLLRRLSRSQNTVFCGRILLFLAKFFPFSERSGLNIISEFNLENITEYGVEGSEMGDQLGSSEENGAGSQLKIDYNLYCKFWALQDFFRNPNQCYNKVQWKMFAAHAGSVMSAFSSFKLEEPRSQSNSGSSASKSVPTPMEIPLEEQIRETGHFFAKFLTNPKLLSLQLSDSNFRRSVLVQLLILFQYLNSTVKFKADNHCLTPAQVDWLKETEIKVYKLIEESPPNGRKFADSVRHMLSREELWNSWKNEGCKEFKRPDAGNLNSSTVAVPASSSSSGEEPPVPVRVAMKRPRRALGDLIQDSTRQGKFFMGNPELTRLWNTCPDNLQACKGEDRNFLPSLEAYLDGSKEKHDPSVEWRALRLLARQSPHFFTLFNSPSYKVADYLESVRKKIQKDKIDVKQEVVQEDAPMQSEQVETEGEGFGAEEETDQMDSELLKTEQLTPEDKNTHKTITVTLDQMAELAPSIGKDWKKLATKLGYGTDEIQYCESENATVADQCRHLLQVWFEDDMDASLDQLAYILEGLEMLSAADAVKQMIATLTGDDKVEEISD